In Leptospira perdikensis, a single genomic region encodes these proteins:
- a CDS encoding tetratricopeptide repeat protein: protein MNTVDGEKDPRIFFLYVSTEENWSQLKTKVAKDAPPNFKSSVHYWNAIYLFMERSLVFGESDLLIEWGKEFQKSGKQSPKYNDAMLLYGLGLMDLKNESEAKRIFSEIESNSPSKHVLSQLEEIKSSGK from the coding sequence TTGAACACAGTCGATGGAGAGAAAGACCCTAGGATTTTTTTCCTCTATGTTTCGACTGAGGAAAATTGGTCTCAACTGAAAACTAAGGTGGCTAAGGATGCACCACCTAACTTTAAATCATCAGTTCATTATTGGAATGCCATTTATCTATTTATGGAACGGTCCCTTGTTTTTGGAGAGTCTGATTTACTCATTGAGTGGGGGAAAGAATTCCAAAAATCGGGGAAACAGAGTCCTAAATACAACGATGCGATGTTATTGTATGGTCTTGGTCTTATGGATTTAAAAAACGAGTCGGAAGCAAAAAGAATTTTTTCGGAAATAGAGTCCAATTCCCCCTCCAAACATGTGTTATCTCAGCTAGAAGAGATTAAATCTTCAGGTAAATGA
- a CDS encoding trypsin-like peptidase domain-containing protein: MIDKKTNPLRYLAIAFSFLLLGTFLSPILTCGNSSENPLQLKADGSDKLSPAQTQAVALEDAFQEVFDKVSPSVVSIATERTVNVQQHPFSGDPYFDHFFGRPGGGSGRVMKQKQTGLGSGIVLNEDGYIMTNHHVIKDMDKLTVKFKNQKTFEAKVIGSDETMDIALLKIDAPKGTLRPIVLADSNKVKVGNWAIAIGAPLGFEHSFTVGVVSAVQRGGIDSSGLSYIQTDAAINQGNSGGPLLNIRGEVIGINRMIASQSGGSVGIGFTIPINEARRVAEEIKTNGKVTRPWIGVGLDAVNEEDIEQLKLKDNKGAIVRQIMKGSPADKAGLKLFDVIIEMGGKEIQTPEELIGFVRSSKIGKRIEIKIIRNKNEILTSITPEQKPN; the protein is encoded by the coding sequence ATGATTGATAAAAAAACGAATCCTTTGCGTTACCTTGCCATTGCTTTTAGTTTTTTACTTTTGGGAACATTTTTGTCACCCATCCTCACTTGCGGAAATTCTTCCGAAAATCCTCTGCAGTTAAAAGCGGATGGAAGTGATAAATTGTCCCCGGCACAAACACAGGCTGTGGCTTTGGAAGATGCCTTCCAAGAAGTATTTGATAAAGTGTCCCCCAGTGTGGTTTCGATTGCCACAGAAAGGACAGTAAATGTCCAACAACATCCATTTTCGGGTGATCCTTATTTTGATCATTTTTTTGGACGCCCAGGTGGCGGCTCAGGTCGTGTGATGAAACAAAAACAAACCGGTCTTGGTTCTGGAATCGTTCTCAATGAAGATGGTTATATTATGACCAACCACCATGTGATCAAAGACATGGACAAACTCACAGTGAAGTTTAAGAACCAAAAAACCTTTGAAGCAAAAGTAATTGGTTCTGATGAAACCATGGACATCGCCTTACTTAAGATAGATGCCCCTAAGGGAACACTTCGTCCGATTGTTCTTGCCGATTCCAATAAAGTAAAAGTAGGAAACTGGGCCATTGCCATTGGAGCCCCACTTGGTTTTGAACATTCCTTTACTGTAGGAGTTGTTTCCGCCGTACAACGTGGGGGGATCGATTCTTCAGGTCTTTCTTATATCCAAACAGACGCTGCGATCAACCAAGGAAATAGTGGAGGTCCACTTCTCAACATCCGAGGTGAAGTGATTGGGATCAATCGTATGATTGCCTCTCAGTCTGGTGGGTCTGTGGGAATTGGATTTACCATTCCGATCAATGAAGCACGTAGAGTGGCAGAAGAGATCAAAACAAATGGAAAAGTCACTCGCCCTTGGATTGGTGTCGGTCTTGATGCAGTCAACGAAGAGGATATCGAACAATTAAAGTTGAAAGACAACAAGGGTGCTATTGTTCGTCAAATCATGAAAGGATCTCCTGCGGACAAAGCAGGTTTGAAACTCTTTGATGTCATTATCGAAATGGGTGGAAAAGAAATCCAAACACCGGAAGAACTCATCGGGTTTGTAAGATCTTCCAAAATTGGAAAACGAATTGAGATAAAAATCATTCGAAATAAAAATGAAATCTTGACTTCCATCACTCCGGAGCAGAAACCAAATTGA
- a CDS encoding carboxyl transferase domain-containing protein, protein MERIISKTNPNTSEFVANRTAYLETIVPIRKIIDNVKLGGGKKALEKHKSRGKLTARERIAELIDAETEFMEICGLAGEGVYPDPVPSAGIITGIGKVEGVDCMIVANDATVKGGTYYPLTVKKHVRAQEIAETNSLPCIYLVDSGGAFLPMQDEVFPDKDHFGRIFFNQARMSAKGISQIAVVMGSCTAGGAYIPAMSDESVIVKGNGTIFLGGPPLVKAATGEVVTGEELGGADVHCRVSGVTDHYAEDDFHALEITRSIVKNLNSKKETLPKETEEPLYPAEEIYGIIERDSRKSYDPREIIARIVDGSRFHEFKRLYATTIVTGFAEVYGYPVGIIANHGVLFSESALKASHFIELCDQRRIPLLFLQNITGFMVGKKYENNGIARDGAKMVNAVSTTTVPKLTIVTGGSYGAGNYGMCGRAFAPEFLWMWPNARISVMGGEQAANVLWTVKKDQKEAAGEVISEDEETVFKKPILEDYEKKSSAVYSSARLWDDGIIDPAETRKVLGRALSILSQRKEERKPFGVFRM, encoded by the coding sequence ATGGAAAGAATCATCTCCAAAACAAACCCTAATACATCCGAATTTGTTGCCAATCGTACGGCTTATTTGGAAACTATAGTTCCTATTCGTAAAATTATCGATAATGTAAAGTTAGGTGGCGGGAAAAAAGCTCTCGAAAAACATAAATCGCGAGGGAAACTAACGGCAAGGGAACGTATTGCCGAACTCATCGACGCAGAAACAGAGTTTATGGAAATTTGTGGTCTTGCAGGAGAGGGTGTTTATCCTGATCCAGTTCCTTCTGCAGGAATCATCACTGGGATTGGAAAGGTGGAAGGAGTGGACTGTATGATTGTTGCCAATGATGCAACGGTCAAAGGCGGAACTTACTATCCACTCACAGTCAAAAAACATGTTCGGGCCCAGGAGATTGCGGAAACCAATTCTCTTCCTTGTATTTATTTGGTGGATTCTGGTGGGGCATTTTTACCCATGCAGGATGAAGTATTCCCAGACAAAGACCACTTCGGTAGAATTTTTTTCAATCAAGCTAGGATGAGTGCCAAAGGGATTTCCCAGATAGCGGTTGTTATGGGGTCTTGCACTGCCGGTGGGGCATATATACCTGCTATGTCCGATGAATCTGTAATTGTTAAAGGAAATGGTACTATCTTTCTTGGTGGTCCACCACTTGTCAAAGCTGCTACAGGAGAAGTGGTCACTGGTGAAGAGTTAGGTGGGGCTGATGTCCACTGCCGTGTTTCTGGAGTGACGGATCATTATGCAGAAGATGATTTTCATGCTTTAGAGATCACTCGTTCTATTGTTAAAAATCTAAATTCAAAAAAAGAAACCCTTCCCAAAGAAACAGAAGAACCTTTATATCCTGCAGAAGAAATTTATGGAATCATTGAACGTGATTCTCGTAAATCTTATGATCCCAGAGAGATCATTGCACGGATTGTAGATGGTTCCAGGTTTCATGAATTCAAAAGATTGTATGCGACAACTATAGTAACTGGATTTGCCGAAGTGTATGGATATCCTGTTGGAATCATTGCCAATCATGGAGTTTTATTTTCCGAATCTGCACTCAAAGCTTCCCATTTTATCGAACTTTGTGACCAAAGAAGAATCCCTCTTTTATTCCTCCAAAACATCACTGGGTTTATGGTGGGAAAAAAATACGAAAACAATGGAATTGCACGTGACGGAGCCAAGATGGTGAATGCAGTTTCAACGACTACCGTTCCTAAACTAACGATAGTTACTGGTGGTTCCTATGGTGCAGGAAACTATGGAATGTGTGGCCGTGCCTTTGCTCCCGAATTTTTATGGATGTGGCCCAATGCTCGGATCTCTGTCATGGGGGGAGAACAAGCTGCCAATGTACTTTGGACTGTGAAAAAAGACCAAAAAGAAGCGGCGGGAGAGGTTATTTCCGAAGATGAAGAAACCGTTTTTAAAAAACCAATTTTAGAAGATTATGAGAAAAAGTCATCGGCTGTTTATAGTTCGGCTCGCCTTTGGGATGATGGGATCATTGATCCTGCTGAGACTCGGAAAGTTTTAGGAAGGGCTTTGTCAATTCTCAGTCAAAGGAAAGAAGAAAGAAAACCATTCGGTGTCTTTCGAATGTAA
- a CDS encoding STAS domain-containing protein — MVILEKSSNQVAIISIEGEVDLYNAKELKDILDDKMHKQQYEIVVNLEKVPFMDSSGIGTLVTAMYKLKKYHGNLKVCSVHGSVAKVFKLTGMESHLEVFDTEENAVLSLVKERESAE; from the coding sequence ATGGTAATTCTCGAGAAGTCATCTAATCAAGTCGCAATCATATCCATTGAAGGCGAGGTTGATTTGTACAATGCAAAAGAATTGAAAGACATTCTAGATGACAAAATGCACAAACAACAATACGAAATTGTAGTGAATTTGGAAAAGGTTCCTTTTATGGATAGTTCCGGAATTGGAACTTTGGTGACCGCCATGTATAAACTAAAAAAATACCATGGAAATTTAAAAGTATGTAGTGTACATGGATCGGTGGCAAAGGTATTCAAACTTACTGGAATGGAAAGCCATTTAGAAGTGTTTGATACAGAAGAAAATGCTGTCCTTTCACTGGTCAAAGAACGAGAATCTGCCGAATAA
- a CDS encoding RsmD family RNA methyltransferase, which produces MKGLRVSQGKWKGKEIPSPPDVSGHLNFTNSLVKKAIFSLMDSRLLSWGLGFDSVLFCDYFAGSGQISAEAYSLSVNRLLTYELDQTRFRQLHSLFRGLTNVQLFRKDATKHTLKWELGEESAYIFYLDPPYTYWSETPTRMKEMLEGLHSFCLSLQKPFLILCQIPEHQPIDKIWAEVPHKVREYGSHSIIETGYENVETPDL; this is translated from the coding sequence ATGAAAGGGTTACGTGTATCACAAGGAAAGTGGAAAGGGAAAGAAATTCCATCTCCACCAGATGTCTCAGGGCATTTGAATTTTACCAATAGTCTCGTAAAAAAAGCCATTTTTTCTCTTATGGATTCTCGTCTCCTTTCTTGGGGTCTTGGTTTTGATTCCGTTTTGTTTTGTGATTACTTTGCCGGCAGTGGGCAAATTTCTGCCGAAGCCTATAGCCTTTCTGTGAATCGACTTCTTACTTATGAATTGGACCAAACTAGGTTTAGACAACTCCATTCGCTATTTCGTGGACTGACCAATGTGCAGTTATTTCGAAAAGATGCAACCAAACATACGTTAAAGTGGGAATTGGGAGAAGAGTCAGCTTATATCTTTTATTTAGATCCGCCTTACACGTACTGGTCGGAAACACCCACGCGAATGAAAGAGATGTTGGAAGGATTACATAGTTTTTGTTTGTCTTTACAAAAACCTTTTTTAATTTTATGCCAAATACCAGAACATCAACCCATCGATAAAATTTGGGCAGAAGTTCCTCATAAAGTAAGAGAATATGGTAGCCATTCCATCATCGAAACAGGTTATGAAAATGTCGAGACTCCCGATCTGTAA
- a CDS encoding GlmU family protein produces the protein MNLLLDDSRRSPSLQPLSRFHAFFEWNLGGITLLEKLERKYPGAKIFYKGPDQAFEKLIFHRYPHVLPANLETYDSIYSSDSYLPWELLGTVTSIIEDTLTLEKDWKRFRQKYKAKQSGFSIVGKEKHLYIHPQATVYPGVVFDTTHGPILIEDGAKISSFSFLEGPLFVGKNTQIDNARITGGCLIGNQCRIGGEVENSIILDYTNKHHEGFLGHSFVSTWVNLGALSTTSDLKNNYGIVKLKIGDSVVNTGTIKFGSLIGPFTKLAIGVMSNTGTVFDIASNIVESRIQGYVPAFTWIKPGGRYRLEEFLFDTKKIMARRGMNLFDFEDEYLRKLYGSFAE, from the coding sequence GTGAACCTTTTACTTGATGATTCTAGAAGAAGTCCGTCTCTCCAACCATTATCGAGATTCCATGCTTTTTTTGAATGGAATCTCGGTGGGATCACCTTACTCGAAAAACTAGAACGTAAGTATCCAGGGGCTAAGATATTTTATAAAGGCCCTGACCAAGCATTCGAGAAACTGATCTTTCATAGATATCCACATGTTTTACCTGCAAACTTAGAAACCTATGATTCGATTTATAGTTCGGATTCTTATTTACCTTGGGAACTATTGGGTACAGTCACTTCTATCATTGAAGACACACTCACTTTAGAAAAAGATTGGAAACGGTTTCGTCAAAAGTACAAAGCAAAACAATCTGGATTTTCCATTGTTGGTAAAGAAAAACATCTCTACATCCATCCACAGGCAACTGTCTATCCAGGTGTTGTTTTTGATACAACTCACGGCCCCATCCTCATTGAAGATGGGGCCAAAATTTCTTCGTTTAGTTTTTTAGAAGGTCCCCTCTTTGTTGGAAAAAATACCCAAATTGACAATGCTCGGATTACTGGAGGATGCCTTATAGGAAACCAGTGTCGAATTGGTGGGGAAGTAGAAAATTCTATCATTCTGGATTATACCAACAAACACCATGAAGGTTTCCTCGGTCATAGTTTTGTTTCTACCTGGGTGAACTTAGGTGCTTTATCCACAACTAGTGATTTAAAAAATAACTATGGAATCGTAAAACTAAAAATTGGTGATTCTGTTGTTAACACGGGTACCATTAAGTTTGGATCTCTCATTGGTCCCTTTACAAAACTAGCCATTGGTGTGATGTCGAATACAGGAACTGTATTTGATATTGCGAGTAATATCGTCGAATCCAGAATCCAAGGTTATGTTCCTGCATTCACTTGGATCAAACCTGGTGGACGATACCGTTTGGAAGAATTTCTTTTTGATACCAAAAAAATAATGGCCCGTCGTGGGATGAACCTTTTTGATTTTGAAGATGAATATTTAAGAAAGTTATACGGAAGTTTTGCGGAGTAA
- a CDS encoding alpha/beta fold hydrolase, which translates to MTPSLLEHINSGKTVEIDNLRFFYLDEGKGDEIILLLPGFLTTSYNYRKLVNLLSTHYRVIALDFLGTGFSTRPDGPLSHRLQAHYLAPFLEKVVGDKKVHVVAFDYALPILCFTFKEHASQYKSLSILGGFMKLPKFRFYFPLHFLRLPLIGEVFSFLFRPPLLRLFYKLFLVKKTHHLTYEWEKTMYHLLFEGKARKNTLEFVRNVDRSTHALREIEEGAKNFVGLRQIYLGDEDFRISPNQTEYMKETLRTSSLVFLPAKHLPMEECPEVVFEKLHYFVDSFSHKKTKTFHFNKQNKD; encoded by the coding sequence ATGACCCCCAGTTTGTTAGAACATATCAATTCTGGTAAAACAGTAGAAATTGACAACCTACGTTTTTTTTATTTAGATGAAGGGAAAGGGGATGAGATCATTCTTCTTCTGCCTGGGTTTTTGACAACATCATATAACTACCGTAAATTGGTGAATTTGTTATCTACTCATTATCGAGTGATTGCCCTTGATTTTTTGGGAACTGGATTTAGCACAAGACCAGATGGTCCTCTTTCTCATAGACTTCAGGCGCATTACCTGGCTCCGTTTTTAGAGAAGGTTGTAGGGGATAAAAAAGTTCATGTTGTTGCATTTGATTATGCACTTCCCATACTTTGTTTTACTTTTAAAGAACATGCTTCTCAGTATAAATCTTTATCCATTTTGGGTGGATTTATGAAATTACCAAAATTTCGGTTTTATTTCCCCTTACACTTTCTACGATTACCACTCATTGGTGAAGTGTTTTCTTTTTTGTTTCGACCGCCACTGCTTCGTTTGTTTTATAAATTGTTTTTAGTCAAAAAAACACACCACTTAACTTATGAATGGGAAAAGACCATGTATCATTTGTTATTTGAAGGAAAGGCTCGCAAAAACACGTTAGAGTTTGTTCGTAATGTGGATCGTTCGACTCATGCTCTTCGCGAAATTGAAGAAGGTGCTAAAAACTTTGTAGGCCTTCGCCAAATTTATTTAGGTGACGAGGATTTTCGTATCTCTCCAAACCAAACCGAATACATGAAAGAAACACTTCGGACAAGTAGTCTTGTTTTTCTTCCCGCAAAACACCTTCCTATGGAAGAATGTCCAGAAGTTGTTTTTGAAAAACTTCATTATTTTGTAGATTCCTTCTCACATAAAAAAACAAAAACCTTTCATTTTAATAAACAGAACAAGGATTGA
- a CDS encoding DJ-1 family glyoxalase III: MAKRVLIPLCTGFEEMEAIILIDVLRRGNVEVVSAGKSKDPILASRKTLHLADKVFSEIIPAEFDAILLPGGLEGSKQLMKDPEISKILNSFQSEKKLIGAICAAPNVLRNLDIITGDDPFTAFPTSLDLAKGKGGKYTGQRIESHNHIYTSVGPGSAFEFVLYILEILEGKDVMETVKAGLQLP, encoded by the coding sequence ATGGCAAAACGAGTTTTGATTCCGCTCTGCACAGGCTTTGAAGAAATGGAAGCCATCATCCTCATTGATGTTTTGAGAAGAGGGAATGTGGAAGTTGTTTCCGCTGGAAAATCAAAAGACCCCATCCTCGCTTCGAGAAAAACTCTGCACTTAGCTGATAAAGTTTTTTCCGAAATCATACCGGCAGAGTTTGATGCCATCTTACTTCCTGGTGGTTTAGAAGGAAGTAAACAATTGATGAAAGATCCAGAGATTAGTAAAATTCTAAATTCCTTTCAATCAGAGAAAAAACTCATTGGTGCCATCTGTGCTGCACCTAACGTACTACGTAACTTAGACATCATTACAGGAGATGATCCCTTTACCGCATTCCCAACTTCCTTAGATTTAGCTAAAGGAAAAGGAGGAAAATATACAGGCCAAAGAATCGAATCACATAACCATATTTATACGAGCGTTGGCCCCGGTTCTGCATTTGAATTTGTATTGTATATTTTGGAGATATTAGAAGGAAAGGATGTGATGGAAACAGTGAAAGCCGGTTTACAACTTCCATAA
- the ruvB gene encoding Holliday junction branch migration DNA helicase RuvB has product MSLREDWIQPGEDEPSLRPTKLSEFIGQKEVLANLSVYVEAARKRKSPLDHVLISGPPGLGKTTLANIIANELAVAFTPTSAPAISKGADLVRFLTLLKTNEVLFIDEIHGFIKKQEELLYPAMENFFVDLVVGEGVTANALQIQLQPFTLVGATTRSGLVSEPLKTRFGIHLKLDFYTDGEMQIIVDRSAKLLGVALGEGVAFEIGKRSRKTPRIANHLLKRVRDFAEVRNETSVSLDTCRFAFERMGVDHLGLDAVDRQILDILINRYGGGPVGIKPIAVVLGEEERTLEDTYEPFLVRVGLVDRTPQGRVATKKAYEHLGIVYTGNTGENRENGPTLF; this is encoded by the coding sequence GTGAGTTTAAGAGAAGATTGGATCCAACCGGGCGAAGATGAACCTAGCCTTCGCCCCACAAAATTATCCGAATTTATCGGACAAAAAGAGGTATTGGCCAATCTTTCGGTTTACGTGGAGGCGGCTCGTAAACGTAAGAGCCCCCTCGACCATGTCTTGATTTCGGGCCCTCCTGGCCTTGGGAAAACCACACTCGCCAATATCATTGCCAATGAACTTGCGGTGGCCTTCACACCCACCTCGGCTCCTGCCATCTCCAAGGGTGCGGATCTTGTTCGGTTCCTAACCTTACTCAAAACCAACGAAGTACTTTTTATCGACGAAATTCACGGCTTTATCAAAAAACAGGAAGAATTACTCTATCCTGCCATGGAGAATTTCTTTGTGGATCTTGTTGTCGGCGAAGGAGTCACTGCCAATGCCCTCCAAATCCAACTCCAGCCGTTTACCCTAGTCGGTGCTACGACTCGTTCTGGTCTTGTCAGTGAACCCTTAAAGACAAGATTTGGAATCCATCTCAAACTTGATTTTTATACCGATGGGGAGATGCAAATCATCGTGGATCGTTCGGCCAAACTTCTGGGTGTAGCCCTCGGCGAAGGGGTGGCCTTTGAGATTGGAAAACGAAGCCGAAAAACTCCAAGGATCGCCAACCATCTTTTAAAACGTGTTCGTGATTTTGCTGAAGTTCGAAATGAAACATCTGTTAGTTTAGATACTTGTCGTTTTGCTTTTGAAAGAATGGGGGTAGACCATTTGGGGCTCGATGCCGTGGATCGCCAAATTTTGGACATCCTCATCAACCGTTACGGTGGTGGCCCTGTCGGAATCAAACCCATTGCCGTGGTTCTCGGAGAAGAGGAAAGGACTTTGGAAGACACATACGAGCCATTCCTAGTCCGAGTGGGGCTTGTGGACCGTACTCCGCAGGGCCGAGTGGCTACGAAAAAGGCTTACGAACATTTAGGAATTGTGTATACTGGAAATACCGGGGAAAATCGCGAAAATGGCCCAACTCTCTTTTGA
- a CDS encoding serine hydrolase domain-containing protein, producing MKQSLIFIILLFCIQCGKDLSPFGGEPEVNTLKPRLKPEWPNPTWKVVSPESVGVSSDKLKLVEEYAFTRTGDETDRKGRRTDSLVILRNGKLIYEKYARNFSEDKVHLTWSVSKSILQTMYGIAVKQGLVKLDDPGYYHYEPLSRDEAHKKITIRHLLNMSSGLAAEEGYESGPLKSSVIAMLYTRGRKDMGSFCAGLPIRSEPGTQVYYSSCDTNILSAILKKVYGAEEYDKLPFEKIFKPLGITNVTFERDGSGTYVGSSYLYMTAKDLAKIGYLYLNDGIWNGERLLPEGWVQFTRTPAPGYKSTPYSEDLAEDNYTAHWYANTGVPERGIHEPWPDAPKDTFAGLGHWGQMLYVIPSLDLIIVRFGDDREKAFIKNDFLKLVKESVIR from the coding sequence ATGAAACAAAGTCTGATCTTTATCATTTTACTCTTTTGTATCCAATGTGGCAAAGACCTCTCTCCCTTCGGAGGAGAACCAGAAGTCAATACACTGAAGCCTCGATTGAAACCAGAATGGCCTAACCCTACCTGGAAAGTAGTGTCCCCTGAATCAGTTGGTGTATCTTCCGATAAACTTAAATTAGTTGAAGAGTATGCCTTCACTCGAACGGGAGATGAAACTGACAGAAAAGGAAGACGAACGGATTCCCTTGTTATCTTAAGAAATGGGAAACTCATTTATGAAAAGTATGCAAGAAATTTCTCTGAAGATAAAGTCCATTTAACTTGGTCTGTATCCAAAAGTATTTTGCAAACCATGTATGGAATTGCAGTCAAACAAGGCCTAGTTAAATTAGATGATCCTGGTTATTATCATTATGAACCCTTAAGTCGTGATGAAGCCCATAAAAAAATCACCATCCGGCACCTTCTCAATATGTCTTCAGGGCTTGCAGCAGAAGAAGGATATGAAAGTGGTCCATTAAAGTCTTCGGTAATTGCCATGTTATATACCAGAGGCCGCAAAGATATGGGTTCCTTTTGTGCAGGCCTTCCGATTCGTTCAGAACCCGGAACCCAAGTTTATTATTCAAGTTGTGATACCAATATCCTCTCCGCCATTCTGAAAAAAGTATATGGTGCTGAAGAATACGACAAACTCCCTTTCGAAAAAATTTTTAAACCTCTCGGAATCACAAATGTAACCTTTGAACGAGATGGTTCAGGGACTTACGTTGGATCTTCCTATTTGTATATGACTGCCAAAGACTTAGCAAAAATCGGTTATTTATATTTAAACGATGGAATTTGGAACGGCGAACGTTTGTTACCTGAAGGATGGGTGCAGTTTACTCGAACTCCTGCTCCTGGATACAAATCGACCCCTTACTCAGAAGATTTAGCTGAAGACAATTATACGGCACACTGGTATGCCAACACGGGAGTCCCCGAAAGAGGAATCCACGAACCTTGGCCCGATGCACCCAAAGATACCTTTGCTGGTCTTGGACATTGGGGACAAATGTTATATGTGATTCCAAGTCTAGACCTAATCATTGTTCGGTTTGGAGATGATCGCGAAAAAGCGTTTATCAAAAATGATTTTTTAAAATTAGTAAAAGAGTCTGTAATTCGGTAA
- a CDS encoding SufE family protein: MSKSIEEIQKEIIAEFSDLTDWEEKFQYLIELGEELPPYPDEKRTEEYIVPGCQSRVWVAPKLEAGRLEFDADSDTALTKGLIAILIRVFSGQSPKDIADASLNFIEEVGLAKFLSISRRNGLFSMVQKLKGYAEKA, translated from the coding sequence ATGAGTAAGTCTATTGAGGAAATTCAAAAAGAAATCATAGCCGAATTCTCAGACCTTACGGATTGGGAAGAGAAGTTTCAATATTTAATTGAGTTAGGTGAAGAACTTCCTCCCTATCCCGATGAAAAAAGAACAGAAGAATATATAGTCCCTGGTTGCCAATCAAGAGTTTGGGTCGCACCAAAACTGGAAGCAGGAAGGTTAGAGTTTGATGCCGATAGTGACACCGCTCTCACAAAAGGACTGATTGCCATCCTGATACGCGTGTTTTCGGGACAATCTCCGAAAGATATAGCGGATGCCTCACTTAACTTTATAGAAGAAGTAGGTCTTGCAAAATTTCTTTCTATCTCAAGAAGGAACGGGCTCTTTTCCATGGTACAAAAACTAAAGGGGTACGCAGAAAAAGCATAA
- a CDS encoding energy transducer TonB, which yields MAQLSFDFRLPEKEEGERRFFFAFTFVILISSLVLAHLITRNMLWKMLAEEQASEMLGPKEQEKIYEVLVEQQFINPDKKDEYKALSNKDSSGGGGLTEKQGFHTLTQFREFIMGSSASTPSKAQPKSEQSKEEELFEVGIFKADPKSNSNSEESPNQSASAGQMTKIPFNYRFQQDFLFRWDGAKALTIPTKQLAGYYYFKNMLKRIEESFAPPGGGNYAYRDMAGVVAREGIKEGETKVLFMLSEQGQVLDVRLVSSQGQVVVDQACMDSIRGQNFGPVPEEVKSKGLIFGINFIFPGIRYYR from the coding sequence ATGGCCCAACTCTCTTTTGATTTCCGATTGCCTGAAAAGGAAGAAGGGGAACGCAGATTTTTCTTTGCTTTCACCTTTGTCATCCTCATATCCTCATTGGTTCTGGCACATCTCATCACAAGAAATATGCTCTGGAAGATGTTGGCAGAAGAACAAGCTTCGGAAATGTTAGGACCGAAAGAACAAGAAAAAATTTACGAAGTTCTCGTCGAACAACAGTTCATCAATCCGGACAAAAAGGATGAGTACAAAGCTCTCTCTAACAAAGATTCATCGGGTGGTGGTGGCCTTACCGAAAAACAAGGATTTCATACACTCACCCAGTTTCGTGAATTCATCATGGGAAGTTCTGCTTCCACTCCGAGTAAAGCCCAACCCAAATCAGAACAATCCAAAGAAGAAGAACTTTTTGAAGTAGGGATTTTTAAAGCAGATCCTAAAAGTAATTCTAATTCAGAAGAAAGTCCAAACCAGTCCGCAAGTGCGGGACAGATGACAAAAATTCCTTTTAACTATAGATTCCAACAGGATTTTTTGTTTCGATGGGACGGAGCAAAGGCTCTCACAATTCCCACCAAACAATTGGCAGGTTATTATTATTTTAAAAACATGTTGAAACGAATTGAAGAATCTTTTGCTCCTCCTGGTGGTGGAAACTACGCTTACCGAGATATGGCAGGTGTTGTAGCAAGAGAAGGAATCAAAGAAGGGGAAACAAAAGTTTTATTTATGTTAAGTGAACAAGGCCAAGTTTTGGATGTTCGTTTGGTGTCTTCACAAGGTCAAGTGGTAGTGGACCAAGCATGTATGGATTCCATTCGAGGACAAAACTTTGGCCCGGTACCAGAAGAAGTGAAATCCAAAGGACTTATCTTTGGAATCAACTTTATCTTTCCCGGCATTCGTTATTATCGTTAG